In Oryza sativa Japonica Group chromosome 3, ASM3414082v1, one DNA window encodes the following:
- the LOC4331949 gene encoding zinc finger protein GAI-ASSOCIATED FACTOR 1 — protein MEVETSSGTAERGAGAGAQQQPPPQPQPQPPAKKKRALPGMPDPDAEVIALSPKTLLATNRFVCEICNKGFQRDQNLQLHRRGHNLPWKLRQRSGKEVRKRVYVCPEPTCVHHDPSRALGDLTGIKKHFCRKHGEKKWKCDKCSKKYAVQSDWKAHTKTCGSREYRCDCGTLFSRRDSFITHRAFCDALAEESAKARAAPPPPADEDGTSASAGAPPPQAPLPPPAPVPAPAPPPPPAAAPAPAAQPEQRDRDAALDQFATPAPAPAPPPVTAPPPPPVAAPNDCVSSSSSGVAPTSQSLLSSMFAPPSVAQAPQYADPIGVGAGGHQERAVPAKPPALCLAPNASSSLFTAPVPADRQQFAPPPPPSPSPHMSATALLQKAAQMGATSSSSSFLRCLGLDMSSSSSAPPSSSGQQQQHHHHHHQETMQVPLPASSLPEWPPRLQPEPSPMLSSGLGLGLPYDATGGPVSLPELMMGQSTLFSAKPATLDFLGLGVSPTGASTSRGFPTFIQPIGGAVSLAGSATVAAETFGAAHGGQANPWERNPSSSPIL, from the exons ATGGAGGTCGAGACGTCGTCCGGGACGGCCGAGCGCggggcgggcgcgggcgcgcagcagcagcctccgccgcagccgcagccgcagccgccggccaAGAAGAAGCGTGCACTCCCCGGCATGCCAG ATCCTGATGCGGAGGTGATCGCGCTGTCGCCCAAGACGCTGCTGGCGACGAACAGGTTCGTTTGCGAGATCTGCAACAAGGGGTTCCAGCGCGACCAGAACCTGCAGCTGCACCGGCGCGGGCACAACCTGCCGTGGAAGCTGCGGCAGCGGAGCGGGAAGGAGGTGCGGAAGCGGGTGTACGTGTGCCCGGAGCCGACGTGCGTGCACCACGACCCGTCGCGGGCGCTCGGCGACCTCACCGGCATCAAGAAGCACTTCTGCCGCAAGCACGGCGAGAAGAAGTGGAAGTGCGACAAGTGCTCCAAGAAGTACGCCGTCCAGTCCGACTGGAAGGCGCACACCAAGACCTGCGGCTCCCGCGAGTACCGCTGCGACTGCGGCACCTTATTCTCACG GAGGGACAGCTTCATCACCCACCGCGCCTTCTGCGACGCCCTGGCCGAGGAGAGCGCCaaggcgcgcgcggcgccgccgccgccggccgacgagGACGGGACCTCGGCTTCtgccggtgcgccgccgccgcaagcgcCTCTACCACCACCCGCGCCGGTGCCGGCGCCagcaccgccacctcctccggccGCAGCTCCGGCTCCCGCGGCGCAACCGGAGCAACGAG ATCGGGATGCTGCACTGGATCAGTTcgccacgccggcgccggcgccggcgccgccgccagttactgctcctccgccgccgccggttgccgctcCTAATGATTGtgtcagcagcagcagtagcggCGTGGCGCCGACGTCGCAAAGCCTCCTTAGCAGCATGTTtgcaccgccgtcggtggcccAGGCGCCGCAGTACGCGGACCCCATCGGAGTTGGAGCGGGTGGCCATCAGGAGCGCGCGGTGCCTGCCAAGCCTCCGGCGCTGTGCCTCGCGCCCaacgcgtcgtcgtcgctgttTACGGCGCCTGTACCAGCTGACCGGCAGCAgttcgctccgccgccaccgccgtccccgtcgccgcACATGTCCGCCACGGCGTTGCTTCAGAAGGCCGCGCAGATGGGCGCCACCTCGTCTAGCTCGTCCTTTCTCCGCTGCCTGGGCCTCGAcatgtcatcgtcatcgtcggcgccgccttcgtcgtcagggcagcagcaacagcaccaccaccatcaccaccaagAAACCATGCAAGTGCCACTCCCGGCGAGTTCGCTGCCCGAATGGCCGCCGCGGTTACAGCCGGAGCCATCCCCAATGCTGTCCTCCGGGCTCGGCCTCGGGTTACCATACGACGCGACAGGCGGTCCGGTGAGCTTGCCGGAGCTCATGATGGGTCAGTCCACACTGTTCAGTGCCAAGCCGGCAACACTAGATTTCTTGGGGCTTGGAGTGAGCCCGACAGGCGCGTCGACAAGCAGGGGCTTCCCGACATTCATCCAACCCATCGGCGGCGCTGTCAGCTTGGCCGGGAgtgccaccgtcgccgcggAGACCTTCGGCGCCGCCCATGGCGGCCAGGCAAATCCGTGGGAGAGGAACCCGAGTAGCTCACCAATCCTGTAA
- the LOC4331951 gene encoding transcription repressor OFP8 produces MAKRLFHSCRSPSVADAVVTSTTTLLATDHPPFFPGSCPRRVPRRRPQQPPPGACAAGYAADDLTPARGTPAYRWLKSSQWHVIEAAGITDDDHTPRLKIDARSRLRRSRRRLHRRADPVSGSSGDSGWFTSDEDSYANSCGVGVGGGEAETLVTSTTTESSSGASGNCGGSGEVDGVVVAGSFAVVKRSDDPRADFRRSMAEMVVGRAIYDADGLERLLRCFLALNHQRHRRDIVAAFGDVWEAVFSNPTSSQRRIVTSDSAICKAAATVSNRR; encoded by the coding sequence ATGGCCAAGCGTCTCTTCCACTCGTGCCGCTCCCCCTCCGTGGCGGACGCCGTGGTCACCTCCACCACTACCCTCCTCGCCACCGACCACCCACCTTTCTTCCCGGGCAGCTGCCCGCGCCGTGttccccgccgccgaccacagCAGCCGCCTCCGGGTGCATGTGCCGCTGGCTATGCGGCCGACGACCTCACACCGGCGCGCGGGACGCCTGCGTACCGCTGGCTTAAGAGCTCGCAGTGGCACGtcatcgaggccgccgggatCACCGACGACGACCACACGCCTCGCCTCAAGATCGACGCGCGGAGCCGGCTGCggcgctctcgccgccgcctgcaccgTCGGGCGGACCCCGTCAGCGGGTCGTCGGGGGACAGCGGATGGTTCACCAGCGACGAGGACTCGTACGCGAACagctgcggcgtcggcgtcggcggcggcgaggccgagacGCTGGTGACGTCGACCACCACGGAGTCTTCGTCCGGCGCGAGCGGGaactgcggcggcagcggcgaggtggacgGCGTAGTGGTGGCCGGGAGCTTCGCGGTGGTGAAGCGCTCCGACGACCCCCGCGCCGACTTCCGCAGGTCCATGGCCGAGATGGTGGTGGGGCGCGCCATCTACGACGCCGACGGCCTCGAGCGCCTCCTGCGGTGCTTCCTGGCGCTCAACcaccagcgccaccgccgcgacatcgtcgccgccttcggCGATGTGTGGGAGGCCGTCTTCTCCAACCCGACGTCGTCGCAGCGCCGCATTGTCACATCCGACTCTGCGATCTGCAAGGCTGCAGCGACCGTGTCAAACCGTCGGTAG